In the genome of Macrobrachium rosenbergii isolate ZJJX-2024 chromosome 53, ASM4041242v1, whole genome shotgun sequence, the window tatatatatatatatatatatatatatgtaagaaaaaatggaagatgggGCAATCTGAGCCCTTCCGTGAAAACTCACTGACATTCTATTGATCTCAGAGGTGAATCATAATCTGGAGATGAGTTCACTGTAGTGGGTCGCAGCCAAGAAAGTCAAGGGCATAAGACTATTAgttacttattttgtttaaagttcaACGCAATTATGGTGTTCCAAACTAATATGTATCATCAACATGCTTACATAAAATTCACGCTCTCTTGATAAGacacgaagaagaagagaggaatcATTAACTTTCGTTTTACCGTTtgtgaaaaataactgaaataacgaAGGAACATAACGATAACATGAAGTTCGTGTTTATGTTTTCCTCCAAACAATTAGGGCTTGAAAAATAACTTCacgttttctttgaaaaataacctCAGGTTTTCTTCCtacgttttctttgaaaaataacctTAGGTGAAGTTCGTGTTTATGTTTTCCTCCAAACAATTAGGGCTTGAAAAATAACTTCacgttttctttgaaaaataacctCAGGTTTTCTTCCtacgttttctttgaaaaataacctTAGGTTTCCTTCCTATGTTTTCTTTGACAATTAACCTTAGGTTTTCTTCTAATGTATTTTGGACTTGATGTCACATAGTCATAATGATCAGTATAGTGTGACAATGCAGAGCAGTCTCACTGCCTCACGAATAAAATTAAATCGTTCTGTAATTATTACACTGCTACTCCGAAGTCTTTTCCGTAAAGGAAAAAGGGGATCTTCCtcgatagtgacccccaagggttataactcggtatatatccaccttttgCGTAGGGGATGACCGTACTAACATAAccaagactgtaaatatcatgaagacaACGGgccaaaagaaatattagtctgaGATAACGATCCCTGAAGTTGCtaagggtcactatctaggaaagattcgaAAAAAGATATCATGAATACTTCGTTAACTGGAACTCAGCCTGTATTTacccttttgttcttttatttcttatttctttcctctatttTTGGCCGACATTTCTGAAGGGCTTTTGATTATGCTTGCAGCAcgaccaatattttttttttttatatttcataaatgaacAATTTATCAACGTTATAatactttgtctttttttatcgGTAGGTGGTCGTGGCGACAGGAGAAGCCGAGAGCAAGAAGAAAAAGGTGGAAGGTAAGttcaagtaaaaacaaattttactgGATCCCCCACTTCTAccctctccccaccccaaaaGAACCTCAGTTTCAAGCTTCGTGAGATAACCGAGATGAGTTTCAgtttactcatatatatgtatatatatatatatatatatatatatatatatatatatatactactctttctttcactctctctctcctctgtattaAGTCACAAACATTGCTAAATATCCAACATCTCTTGATAGCTCTGCGGCCCAAGCCACTGTGTACCGGTGTTTCTAAACCAAGCAATGGTTCGAATCCTTCCGGTGACTGAgaacttatcatttataattccccttgggtgtaataAGTTACTCCCAAAGGGATAGAgagtggatattaaacgatatctgtgtgtcaattttcaaaatataaaagtcacgcgtgtattaTTGACAATTTTATACACAtccatacaaaaattaaatatatatatatatatatatatatatatatatatatatatatatatatatatatatatatatatatatatatatatttatattatatatatatatatatatatatatatatatatatatatatatatatatggaataacgACTTCGACAATTATACCTGTTGATTATTTTCCTTGTGTGTGacggaggtggggagggggttgttcAAGATCGTTCTACCTTGGCCTTCATTAGTCCACACCTGCgttgacactttttttttggggagaggggaATGGGGCTTGGATCCATGAAACACTTGTAGGAATGATTAATCATTCAGTCTCTATGCAGTCAGATATCAGTGTCATCCTGATAATATGAATCTACAGGGGAAAAGTGGGGGCGCTAGAAATCTAACCGTAGAAGATTTgattctaagactttctcaagcAAGTGTTTCAACATATCCGGCCCCCGAAGTGGTCAACACAGGCGCGAACTAATGAAGTTAAAAGCAGAACAACATCTTACAACAACCCTTCTCCCTAACACTCCTGGGACGAAAAACTTTACCAGCAACTCGAGTCGTTACTCTACACCTGCACGTTGTATATTCTACACCTGCAcgttgtatataaataaaatatttgcgcCACCTGTCTTCTTGCTAGTTACTAGAGATCAGGATTCAGGCTgtaaaccaattttttttcaatccatatacacacacacatattatatatattaaatacatgcatatatcatatacacatatacataattctttCTACACCAGTATTCAACACCTTCCCTACCATGTAACATCAATTTGTCATACTTTTTCTGGGAGAACCCTATCATAAACCTCCCCAAATATCCTAAGTAATGCAGTACCTCAGTAATTCGTACAGTCATCTTATTTTTCACGTGAATTTCTTTGACATACCTTCCACATGCTGGTCAGCTAAAATAGTTAGCCTATCACCACCATATTGCAGTTTGTCGCTTGGAACCTTCCCATTCTTAAACACTTCAACTGCTCTATTTACATCCTAAATCTACATTCATCTCCTCCACTCTTACATTACTAAAACCAGATCctcttctcaaatttttttttaaggaagtggAGCCTGTATGTGAGCATGCAGccgagagagtgactggtttggtgtaaaagtgggtctaaGGTGAGATCCCTATTTCCTCATGGCTCTTTACTTTTATGAATGGAGTAATATGAAAGGGAGTTGTGCCTCAATGTATCATAGCAATTACTTCCAGTATTAGTAGGTGATAGTGAAGAGCAGCTGATGAGACTAATGAAAACATCTGTAAGGGAAGAAAGTTGAGATTGTATACTAGAAGGAATAAGGTTATGAGAATAAATGGAAGAGAGGAAGATGGAGAGACGAATGATTGTATGGATACATGAAAAATAGATGTGGCTGATTTATACAATACTTGGAAATGAATGTAATGGTTGATGACAAggatcataagagagagagagagagagaagagagagagagagagagggagaagcatTTCATTACCGCCCTCGCCCCAGTTAATCATCCAATCACGCCGGCACTCCCTAATCCCCCACGAAAGTTCACACTCGATCAAGGCACTCACTCACTCGATCACGAGGCGCAACTGTAAATTTCCTTCGCTCATTCAAAGGGATCGAGTGATCCATAGAGACGCATCCGGGAAAATGTTGCGTTTCGAGAGGTGAAATTCCAGTTCGAGGgcatttttcatcagttttcctCATGAGAAATCTTAAGATAAATTTTTAAGCACTCAGAATGTGTAGAGATAAATTAATGTTAATTATGAAAAACTCGTGGTTTTAGTCATGGGTGAAAAATGTAAACGATTTGGCTTTCCCATGTTGAAGAAAATCTTTCAGGTTATTTATTGCATCTGTGTTCAGTAAATAAAATGCTTCCTATATGACGTTGTTAGAGGGGAcagtaaaaaacacacacaaataaaactcGGTCATTACAAAGAAGAATGACAGCTGCTAAGCTAAAAACTAATATCCAATGGCCTTTGAATATAGATAAATGTCTTGCTTTCCTCTTTTCTGGCATAACTGAGTAATATTTAGacaagttattttcataatttctctggGGTACGAATAATCGTCTTCCTCTTAGGTTTACGAATGATAGCTATCAAATCTGGAGGGAAATGTcaaatcttatttttcacttcGGCTTAAAATTTGAGAATCCAtccaacaaataaatacataacctACTACAGAAAAATTATTGGTTTTCCTTTGTTACCTTGCGACCCTGCACTAAAGAACCCACTACTccatgtatgtgcgtatgtgtatatattataacacagGGGATGTGAGTGAATACATTTACATACCTAAAATACTTAGTAATCACAACAGTTACAGCAACTTAAGCAGTGGTTAAACCTCATGACGAAAGGTCCTTGCAttcacgataattttttttttctttaggctgCCTCTTCAACGGAGTCGTCCACAAGTCGGGCGACATTGCATACGAGGACAAATCCCACTGCCTTCGCCTGAGGTGCGTCAGAAGGACAAACAAGAAGGGCAAGACGAAGTACCTTCTCAAGACCAAGCCATTCAAAGGCTGCAGGTGCTCTGGTAAGTACTGGCTCTGCGCAAACTCCAGATAAGAAGCAGGTGTGGTTTACTGTAGAGTAAGGTGgcattatgccagcacaggcATTTGCCCTGAGCGTTACAGGGTAGAAGAGACCTGGTTTGGACCTCTGGACTCAGCCAAGTGACTGAAACGGCCTGCAGGGATTCTTGTAACTGTAGTGGTTGCACCGTCATCTCATAATTATTTGGCCTTGCTCAAATTAGTAATATGACTGGAGACACTCTTGATTGTTGTGACCTTGGATTACCTCATATAACTAGCCAGGTGCTCTTGTTAGTATCAGAGGGAGGAATTCTCATAATTGAATTAGCTAAGAATGACTTCATAGCTATAACCTCTATTGGCACTAAGGCTCTATGGTGTCTGAGGCACTGTAGCATAATCACCGCAGTAGCAGGTGATCTTCTAAGCATAAGGTGTTGGGGATCTGTTGCTGAAAAAGGGGGAGTACTTCTATTGTCAGTATTTAGTCTCTGGAGGGCATACTCGGTTACAATTCCTGGGGTACGATCTTAACGGTAGTGGCTGTGGATTTTCTCATAAGTATTTATTTGATCTCTGGGTGCTCTGGTTAGCAATGGAGGTAGAGATACTTATAGTTATAGTGGGTGAGGATGACCTTGTAAGTATCGTCACTATTTTGATCCTCTATCTTGACCTATGGCTAACTTATGCATATCATCTTTAGATAGCTCACTGCACAAATGCTACAGATTCAAAGGTTATAAGCCAAAAATCTTAAGTTCATATCTTTAGtgtattttcattcttctccCTCTATCTTCCCCGCAGTACCATGCCCCAAATGCAGCTCCAGCTGGGAACCAGTCTGTGGCACCAACAACAAAACCTACGTGAACGGATGCCAGCTGTGGGGAACAGCAACGCCTTGCGGAAGAGTACAGACAGACCTCCTGCACGAGGGAGAATGTGGTGAGAGATTACGCGAAGAGGGAGACTTCTTGTTTAAGTCGTACTATGCTTCGCTTGCCTGCGTACTAGTAGACCATTTTTTCACTAATGGGATCTGTAGGCTTGTATACAATTGTTTATCGAATAAGGTTAGAGCCTCTTGACGGCATTTCCTTCCACTGTATAAATGCAATCATGGGGTTTTGTTTAATTATTGGATTAGGTTAGGAATAGAAtcaattaatttcatttgtagGCCTACTTACAGAAACTGTAGGCTGCTACTCCATTAATCTGTCAGTTAAAGTTAGGGATATGTTTGCAGATCTGGGTTTAAATTATTCTTCCATGCGTTAGAAAGAGCAGATTTAAAGATACTTGcaggtaataatgataaaaaaaaattaaaaaccatgcAGGTCATAACGATATCAACCAAACTTGCTCTCTCGCCCACAGGAAAATGCCCAACCGGCTGCCCGGAAATCCAGAAGCCCGTGTGCGGCACCGACAAGGTGACTTATGACAACGAGTGCCAGCTCTTGAAGGCAGCCTGTAACTCTTCATACCTAAAGGTGGCACATAAGGTTGCTTGTGAGGACGCCCCTGAAGTCCCAGGGCCAAGTAAgttgtcccccccccccaaaagctACTGTACATAGTAATTACTTTGCAGTTCTATATGTGTATTCATATGGCCACTgttcattaaaatatcaattcTGGAACATCATATATTCTGGTAGAAGATCCAAATACAGCGCTATAATGTGAGTGCGATCATGTATGCTTGTAGtttagttttgaaattatttataaggAATAGGCAAGTGGATAATAACATTTAACAGTTTCTTGGTGAACTTTATGTGTGATATtgataaacatttaatatttttttttctacagtagCCATGAAAGTGAATTCCTAAGAAATAACCCAACGTAAAGGTCACTAAGAAaagtttcattgtattttttatataacgaGAGCTGTATTTTAACCCTATTCTCTTTAACAATAGGTAGCCAATGTACGACGTAGCCTATGTAAGTAAGCACTCTAACAGGGAAGCTAGTACGTTCTCACAGCAATTTATAGACTAAAATAGACCAACACTAACCACATTTCCTCTCACCAACAGGCAGCCAGTGCAAGTACAACAACAAGAAATACGACCTGGGCGAGACGATCGAGTACCTGGGCACCTTCTGCCTGGAAATATCTTGCCAGATACAATCCAGCGGAAAGCAGAAAAAGCCCGCAGTCGTCTTCAGAGATTTCTGGGGTTCCAGATCATGCGAATGTGCAAGTAAGGACTCGGGAAATGACGAAAAGTGGAAGTATGATGTGGGAAAGGTTAGATGAGAAGATAAAACGACCTAACAGAGCCCAGTTAAAAGGAGGAAACAGTAAACTTTTCACGATAAACGCTTCTTAAGACCTATCGCGTTCTCGTGGGTACATCAGATGTGGAGGGAATGGTTCCGTACTTATATGCACTcgcttttttatttctcttactaGAAATGGagatgacactctctctctctctctctctctctctctctctctctctctctctctctctctctctctctctctctctctctgacacgtcCACAAGGGATTATAGCAGTCAACCGGACGGACGTTCGTTAAGTAGTATAACAAATCATAGCTGCATATATGCACAAGGCTAAAGgatgtatttgtacatacatgTGAAAATACACACttaaatcaaaatactgtacatgggacatttataaaacgaagaatatattttttaaagaaaaaaatccttaatatcTTTAATTGGAAAGATTGAGTGCAGTTACAATGCAGCCTTTTTGTCAATTATTCTGGTATTAAAATTACCCGTATACGCTGGGATACAAACAATGCATAAGCACTGATCAATAAGTGAAATCCATTGCAATGATTCAGGTCAAGGTCAAGGGTGTTTGTTTGACCTACATTTACATACTCTTATAGGATTTTAGAATGAGAACGTACGTCAAAAACATACTCGTTCATGAGTGGTGAAGTACTGGAAGTTAGTCTCAATCTCTTGATATACTGCGATATTAAAAAGACGCTAATTCAAGCATGAAAAAAATCTCAATAAGACAACTTTGTAAAATAAACGACCTATTTTCGGATGACACGCAAGCattaattaaacaaatgaattaattactgcATGTCTTAACAGAGTtctaaaataacatttgaaaaatgtaattctATTGTTTTCAGTGCCAATAAGTCAAATACGAAATCTGAAGGATGGGCCGTATATTACATAAAACTTATTAACTAACATGACCGTTTGTCTTTCTTGCAGATCTGGTAGACttgagaagaaatgaagaaaagtcGTTCTAGATCGGAAGTCATCCGACAAACTTCactatagtatatatttttttaagataggGTTTGCACTCTGttcactgtttattattattattattattattattattattattattactgtcacataatttaaacttttttataatatccAGTTTCACTTCTCTTATTGTCTTTGTATATCGTTCTAGGCTAGGCCACATGATTACTGCTTGTTGTAGTTGAATATTTCaatactgtaaagaaaaaatacttcacatccttattttaattttccctttatatttatTCCACATTCTAACATTTAACATTGGTAttcctttatattattttcatattccaacGCTAAATACGGTACTCCGTACTCTATAATCTTGGATATTCCAA includes:
- the LOC136834269 gene encoding uncharacterized protein isoform X2 produces the protein MKVLVVFLFVVTVVVATGEAESKKKKVEGCLFNGVVHKSGDIAYEDKSHCLRLRCVRRTNKKGKTKYLLKTKPFKGCRCSVPCPKCSSSWEPVCGTNNKTYVNGCQLWGTATPCGRVQTDLLHEGECGKCPTGCPEIQKPVCGTDKVTYDNECQLLKAACNSSYLKVAHKVACEDAPEVPGPSSQCKYNNKKYDLGETIEYLGTFCLEISCQIQSSGKQKKPAVVFRDFWGSRSCECASKDSGNDEKWKYDVGKVR
- the LOC136834269 gene encoding uncharacterized protein isoform X1, which gives rise to MKVLVVFLFVVTVVVATGEAESKKKKVEGCLFNGVVHKSGDIAYEDKSHCLRLRCVRRTNKKGKTKYLLKTKPFKGCRCSVPCPKCSSSWEPVCGTNNKTYVNGCQLWGTATPCGRVQTDLLHEGECGKCPTGCPEIQKPVCGTDKVTYDNECQLLKAACNSSYLKVAHKVACEDAPEVPGPSSQCKYNNKKYDLGETIEYLGTFCLEISCQIQSSGKQKKPAVVFRDFWGSRSCECASKDSGNDEKWKYDVGKIW